The nucleotide sequence TTTCTCGATGAAATCCGCGAAGATGAGGAGGCGCTTGCCGGCATCAGCGCGGAGGACTGGGAGGAGCTGGCGGAAGCGGGCGGCAGGATGGCCTCGGAATGGCGGGCACGTGCGGGAAAGCCGGGGGGACGTTATGACAAACTTTCACCCAAAGAGAGGGAGGCGGCCCATACAGCCGCCTGGATGAACCGCCTCTATGGTCGCTTGTCGCGCGCGCTGGAGCAGGCGGTCGACCGCTTGGCCGTCGAGCGAGTGGTTCTCGTCGGCGAGCAGTGGCAAACCAGTCATTTCGAAACCTATCTGAGTCGGCGACTGCAGAACCGCGTCGCCGCAAGGCTGCCTTTGTGGCCGGACGCCAAGCAAATCTCGGCCAACGCCCTCTGGCGGCGGGTAGAGCCCGCCTTGGCGGAGGCCGAACGGAGATCCGAAATGGAGTTGCTGGAGGCAATCCGCCAAGAGCAGGGGTTGTGGGGCGTAGACGACGTGCTCGACGCGCTGCAGATGGGAAGAGTCAGACTTTGGGTGCTGCCGTGGTCGCTGGAAACTATGATCTGGCGCTGTCACGAGAACGGCTTTGTCGCTGCAACGGAGGCGGCGGTTAAAGCCCTGTGCCCGCAGGCCGAACAGGTGCCGCTGCGGGAACACGCTGTTGATTTGGCGTTGACTTTCGGCGCCAAGATCGAGTTCGTCCGCGGGCCCGCGGAACAGCGTCTGATTGCCGAAATGGGCGGCATGGCCGCCTTGCTGCGCTGGTAGGCAAATCGTTCCCTTGACCCGCTTTGCTCCGAGCAGCGGACAGAGGCGATCCGCAGTATCCGGATCTGCTCCAAGGGGCCTTTACCGATAGGGCCGACAGGAGGCGGCCGCAATGCAGCCCGCCTTTAGGCCGCTTCCTGCCGGCCGACCCCGTGAGCTTTACCGAACTTTGGCAAAGCCAAGCGATCAATTGAAAAAATACTTTTCGGAAACGATTTTTTTGATCGTTTTGAGAGACTTGGCTTTTCGGCGGTGTCGCCCCTTTTCTGTTTCCATCCCCGCCGCAGATGACTTTTTCAGCTTGCTCGAATGGCAACGAATGCGTATGTTTCGAACAGGCGGTCCGATTTTCGACAAGGCGGCCGTCGACTTTTCCTCAATCGGGAAGAATTCGCAGAGGGAGCACAGTCGTTGCACAAAAGAGGAAAGCGATGGATCTCTTCAAACGGCTCTTTTCTCGGTCCCTTCGTTACGCCGGACTTTGCCTTCTCTTTATTGTTTTTTTCATGATCGGATCGGCGGCGGTCGCCGACCTGATCCCCAAGGACGCTCCCTCCGAGCCGGGTTTGGTGCCGACCAGCGTCGGGCTGTTGATCATTGCACTGGTCAATCTGCTGGTCCTTGCCGCGCTGATCCGCACGTCAAGATGGAGCGGATGGAAACTGGCGCTCAGTCTCGCAGCGGCTTATTACGGCGTAACCACGGTGCTGACCCAAATCGAGACGTGGTATTTTCTATCCTCCATTACCGTCGAACCGCTGCTCTTGCCGCGTCTGTTCCTCATGGGACTGCCGACCGCTTTTCTGTTCGTTCCTGCGGCGGTGTGGGTTTTGGGCAAAGGCCGTTCCGCGCCCGAACCGCTCGCGCCCGCGCCGCAGCTCTCTGCTCGGCAGTGGATCTGGAAAACGGCGCTTCTCGGCTTTATCTATCTGGTGCTGTATTGGACGGCAGGCTATTTTATCGCCTGGCGCAATCCCGAGCTGCGCGCCTTTTACGGCAGTCCGGGCGAGGCTCTGCCGTTCTTTGCGCACACGCTCGAAACCTTGAAAAACGACCCGATGCTGTTCCCGTTGCAGTTCTTTCGCGGTCTGCTCTGGATTCTGTGCGCTCTGCCGATCATTCTCGGCTCTCAAGCAACCATCGGCCGCACGGCGCTGCTGACGGGATTGTTCTTCAGCGTGCCGCAGAACGTCGGACATATTCTCGCCAATCCCCTAATGCCCGTCGCGAGCGTACGGCTAAGTCACATGATCGAGACCGCCTCCTCGACATTTCTTTACGGCGTACTCGTGGTGCTCTTTCTCTACCGACCGCGCCGTTCTTTAGGCGAATGAAGCGGCTTTAACGGAAATCGAAAGGCAGACCGGCATAGAGGTCGATGAAAAGAGAGACTTTCGATTGCGGCAGATGCGCGGTTTGCGCCGGCAGCCGCTTGATTTCACTCGAACGAAATTTGCTGTTGCGGGCAGGCCGTTCTCGACCACTGCGCGCATCTGTTCAGCAAAAAGGGTTTTGATAAACGCAGAGGAAGGTCATGTTTCCGATTCAAGACACGGTCGCCAAGCGTTACCCGCCGACGGTCACTTGGCTTTTGATCCTCGTAAACGCCGTGGTTTTTCTTTATCAGGTCTCCCTGCCGCCGCCGCTTCAAGAGAGCTTTATTCATACCTTCGCTCTGGTTCCGGCGCGCTTTTTCGGCAGCATGGCAGTGCTTAGACCGCCGGAGGGCTGGTCGGATTACCTGCCGTTTCTCTCCAACATTTTTCTGCACGGCGGTTGGCTGCACTTGATTCTGAATATGTGGACGTTATGGATTTTCGCCCCCGCCGTCGAAGATCGTCTGGGTTCGCTCGTCTTTCTGCTCTTTTACCTGGTTTGCGGTATCGCCGCTTCGCTGGCGCACGCGCTGGTCAATGCGTCGTCGACCGTGCCCGCCCTCGGCGCTTCCGGCGCCATTGCCGGCATCATCGGCTGCTATGTACGCCTGTTTCCCTTTGCCCGGCTGGTGACGCTCGTGCCGATCTTGTTCTTTCCGGTCTTTATCGAAATCTATGCGATCTTTTATGCCTTTTTCTGGTTCATCACCCAGATCATCCCCGGCTTGTTTTCTCTGCTGGTTCCGGCCTCCGAAGGCGGCATCGCCTGGTGGGCGCACATCGGCGGCTTTGTCGCCGGCTGGATGTTGGCGCCGACGATCCGCAAACCGGCGCGCAGCTATCGGCGCTTTTATGACGATGAAGGGTGTTACGGATTCTTTCCGAACGGCTGTCGATAAAGAGGAGGATTACCATGGGAGCTATGGACATTTTTTGGATTTTCTTTATGATTTCATCCCTGCAGCCGGTGCTGCAGCGGCGCTATCTCGACGCCATGCGCATGCGCAAAATCGCCATGATCGAAAAGATGCGCGGCTCGCGCGTCATTCTATTGGTGCATCGACAGGAGACCATGCGGCTGTTGGGTTTTCCGCTGATGCGCTACATCGATGTGAACGATTCGGAAGAAGTGCTGCGCGCCATTCAGATGACCGACGAAGATGTGCCGTTGGATATTGTTCTGCATACGCCGGGCGGCTTGGTGCTTGCCTCGCTGCAGATAGCCCGCGCAATTCAGGCGCATAAAGGCAAGGTGACCGTCTTTGTACCGCACTATGCCATGTCGGGAGGGACCCTCATCGCCCTGGCGGCCGATGAGATCGTCATGTGCCGACACTCTGTTCTGGGGCCGATCGATCCGCAGATCGGACAATTCCCGGCAGCTTCCTTTCTCAAAGTGGTCGAGCAGAAACCGATCTCCGAGGTCGACGACCAGACCCTGATCATGGCGGACGTGGCGCGCAAAGCGATTCAGCAGCTCGAAACCGAGGTGAGCCGACTGCTGTGCAAGCATATGCCGGAAGACGCCGCCCGCGCGCTGGCAACCAAGCTGGCCACCGGCACCTGGACGCACGATTACCCCATTTCCGCCGATGAAGCCAAAGCGCTTGGACTGCCGGTCAGCACCGACATGCCGACCGAGATCCTGCAGCTGATGACGCTCTATCCCCAGCCCGTGCGGCATCAGGGCGCCGGCGTCGAGTATTTGCCGGTTCCCCGCCAGGGCAGGAGTCAAAATCCGTGACCGGCTGACGAACTTGATCTCGTAGGGCGGGATTTATCCCGCCCTTGCTGCGCAATCTAACGCAGCGCGAGATTTATCTCGTTCCGGTAGCGCGAGATTCATCTCGTGCATCAACGCAGCGCGGAATTCATCCCGTGCCCGCACCGCAATCTAACGTAGTGCGAGATTCATCTCGTGCATCAACGTAGCGCGAGATTTATCTCGTGCCGGTAGCGCGAGCTTTATCCCGTACCCGCAGCGCAATCTAACGCAGCGCGAGATTCATCTCGTGCAT is from candidate division KSB1 bacterium and encodes:
- a CDS encoding VLRF1 family aeRF1-type release factor; the protein is MIAIESQLQTLRKWSEAAENNVLTIYADVNPAKPENANRAWLTRIKNALKDMPEIRDRQGKRDQPLYDQVLELLEMERPEARTIALFAHREPHGRLYAERLDLQIELPVVDLGHGRIEARYGAPYMTPLWFAVDEYERTGILVLAAGQWRFFEVFLDEIREDEEALAGISAEDWEELAEAGGRMASEWRARAGKPGGRYDKLSPKEREAAHTAAWMNRLYGRLSRALEQAVDRLAVERVVLVGEQWQTSHFETYLSRRLQNRVAARLPLWPDAKQISANALWRRVEPALAEAERRSEMELLEAIRQEQGLWGVDDVLDALQMGRVRLWVLPWSLETMIWRCHENGFVAATEAAVKALCPQAEQVPLREHAVDLALTFGAKIEFVRGPAEQRLIAEMGGMAALLRW
- a CDS encoding rhomboid family intramembrane serine protease → MFPIQDTVAKRYPPTVTWLLILVNAVVFLYQVSLPPPLQESFIHTFALVPARFFGSMAVLRPPEGWSDYLPFLSNIFLHGGWLHLILNMWTLWIFAPAVEDRLGSLVFLLFYLVCGIAASLAHALVNASSTVPALGASGAIAGIIGCYVRLFPFARLVTLVPILFFPVFIEIYAIFYAFFWFITQIIPGLFSLLVPASEGGIAWWAHIGGFVAGWMLAPTIRKPARSYRRFYDDEGCYGFFPNGCR
- a CDS encoding ATP-dependent Clp protease proteolytic subunit, coding for MGAMDIFWIFFMISSLQPVLQRRYLDAMRMRKIAMIEKMRGSRVILLVHRQETMRLLGFPLMRYIDVNDSEEVLRAIQMTDEDVPLDIVLHTPGGLVLASLQIARAIQAHKGKVTVFVPHYAMSGGTLIALAADEIVMCRHSVLGPIDPQIGQFPAASFLKVVEQKPISEVDDQTLIMADVARKAIQQLETEVSRLLCKHMPEDAARALATKLATGTWTHDYPISADEAKALGLPVSTDMPTEILQLMTLYPQPVRHQGAGVEYLPVPRQGRSQNP